In Phaeodactylum tricornutum CCAP 1055/1 chromosome 10, whole genome shotgun sequence, a single genomic region encodes these proteins:
- a CDS encoding predicted protein: MTAPMVNRNGLGLHKDTRSRLGKGFPVGSNHPLTLSETHLYFVRASQRLIGMRRSGEEKGETTLKTCASDPGPMSFVNIVTTQRAEHVQNSCTDAKESKSHTKMGGSSELLRALNAPPLVAATGIVVLSLMPVVEQAILEGKIAWPVVKALNLLSYVLNFVATQQPGRIDGIRQDKKTSTARSKIQKESSRDQADVEIYLAGRRGKTLLAPSGWAFAIWAPIFLGELAFVMASLFLKEKSLEAAVVKQSSGGFVASQVFQALWTASFRPRYRGNAIFISGAMLSAIAYSLSQAHRRIVQLCSHQKMSVVSFLVFVLPIALHFGWTTAAALVNWNGSVAQRIGTPLATAGVGYISAIGATVLGIYLTRTRSAPTVGAVLAWALAACATGMTERLQSTKREEKNRAGVYGARTQRLLCGIGSALLAANSILTFVRIYY; the protein is encoded by the exons atgACTGCTCCAATGGTAAATCGAAACGGCTTGGGACTGCACAAGGACACCCGTAGCCGCCTTGGGAAAGGGTTTCCCGTGGGATCGAATCACCCGTTAACGCTGTCTGAAACGCACCTCTATTTCGTGAGAGCGTCTCAACGTTTGATTGGAATGAGACGAAGTGGCGAGGAAAAG GGGGAAACA ACCCTGAAGACATGCGCTTCTGACCCTGGACCGATGTCATTTGTCAATATCGTTACGACCCAGAGGGCTGAACACGTTCAGAATTCCTGTACGGACGCGAAAGAGTCCAAGAGTCACACAAAAATGGGAGGCTCATCCGAACTACTCAGGGCTTTGAATGCTCCGCCCTTGGTGGCTGCAACAGGTATTGTCGTCCTTTCGTTGATGCCGGTCGTGGAACAAGCAATTCTGGAGGGTAAAATCGCTTGGCCTGTCGTCAAAGCTTTAAATCTGCTATCCTACGTGCTCAATTTTGTGGCTACGCAGCAACCTGGACGCATTGATGGGATACGGCAAGACAAAAAGACGAGCACAGCTAGATCAAAGATACAGAAAGAATCTTCCCGCGATCAAGCCGACGTGGAGATCTACTTGGCCGGTCGTCGCGGGAAAACCTTACTTGCTCCATCCGGTTGGGCCTTTGCGATTTGGGCTCCCATCTTTTTGGGTGAACTTGCTTTTGTTATGGCATCGctctttttgaaagaaaaatcTTTGGAAGCAGCTGTCGTAAAGCAATCCTCGGGAGGCTTTGTTGCCTCGCAAGTCTTTCAGGCCCTCTGGACCGCTTCATTTCGGCCGCGGTATCGAGGCAACGCTATTTTCATTTCGGGTGCAATGTTGTCGGCAATCGCCTATTCGTTATCCCAAGCCCATCGTAGAATCGTTCAGCTCTGCTCCCATCAAAAAATGAGCGTTGTTTCTTTCCTTGTGTTCGTCCTACCCATCGCCTTGCATTTCGGTTGGACTACTGCCGCGGCTTTGGTAAACTGGAACGGCAGTGTGGCTCAAAGAATCGGAACTCCTCTGGCAACGGCTGGTGTGGGCTACATTTCTGCAATCGGGGCGACGGTCCTGGGTATCTATTTAACACGAACCCGTTCCGCGCCAACTGTTGGGGCAGTCTTGGCGTGGGCACTGGCAGCCTGTGCTACCGGAATGACCGAACGATTGCAATCAACCAAGAGGGAGGAGAAAAACCGAGCCGGTGTTTACGGTGCGCGGACTCAACGCTTATTGTGCGGGATTGGATCAGCTCTATTAGCGGCAAACTCTATTCTGACCTTCGTTCGGATATATTACTAA